The following proteins are encoded in a genomic region of Haloarcula salinisoli:
- a CDS encoding inorganic phosphate transporter — translation MADVLFWALVAVATLTGLVTAWTLGANSNSPPFAPAIGANAISTMRAAFLIGILAALGALTQGGAISETVGAGLTEGVAITSLAATAGLLTATMFMAFGIYSGYPVPAAFATTGAMVGVGLSLGGAPVFGTYQRILTFWALVPPVSGGLAYVTATILRRDDIPETVGVPLLAAVVGGIVANVQLSIVPSPPGATQNSLAGFAAMLVPLPGVVVVATLLFAVGSFAYIRKKTQASVDKGIRTFLVVLGSVVAFSSGGSQVGLATGPLENLYTAELGLPSILLLGLGAVGILGGAWMGAPRLLQATAREYAQLGVRRSIAALVPGFIIAQAAIALGIPISFNNIIISGVIGGGLAGGSAGVSRRKIGVTVGFWLITLVSSIVVGFVLYRGLALVLT, via the coding sequence GTGGCGGACGTTCTCTTCTGGGCGCTGGTCGCAGTCGCGACGCTGACCGGCCTCGTGACGGCCTGGACGCTGGGCGCCAACAGCAACTCCCCGCCGTTCGCGCCGGCGATCGGTGCCAACGCCATCTCGACGATGCGGGCAGCGTTTCTCATCGGCATCCTCGCCGCGCTGGGGGCGCTAACCCAGGGCGGCGCCATCTCCGAGACTGTCGGTGCGGGGCTCACCGAGGGCGTCGCCATCACGTCGCTGGCGGCCACGGCCGGCCTGCTGACCGCGACGATGTTCATGGCCTTCGGCATCTACAGCGGCTACCCCGTTCCGGCCGCGTTCGCGACGACCGGCGCGATGGTCGGCGTCGGGCTGTCGCTGGGCGGTGCCCCCGTCTTCGGAACGTACCAGCGCATCCTCACGTTCTGGGCGCTCGTCCCGCCGGTCTCCGGTGGGCTGGCCTACGTCACCGCGACAATCCTGCGGCGGGACGACATCCCCGAGACCGTCGGCGTGCCGCTGCTGGCGGCGGTCGTCGGCGGTATCGTCGCCAACGTCCAGCTGAGTATCGTCCCGTCCCCGCCGGGCGCGACACAGAACTCGCTGGCCGGCTTCGCCGCCATGCTCGTCCCGCTGCCCGGCGTGGTCGTCGTCGCGACGCTACTGTTCGCGGTGGGCAGTTTCGCCTACATCCGCAAGAAGACACAGGCGTCGGTGGACAAGGGCATCAGGACTTTCCTCGTGGTGCTCGGCAGCGTCGTCGCCTTCTCCAGCGGCGGGAGCCAGGTCGGGCTGGCGACCGGTCCACTAGAGAACCTCTACACAGCCGAACTGGGACTGCCCAGTATCCTCCTGCTGGGCCTGGGCGCCGTCGGCATCCTGGGTGGCGCGTGGATGGGTGCGCCGAGACTGTTACAGGCCACGGCCCGCGAGTACGCCCAGCTCGGCGTCCGGCGCTCTATCGCCGCCTTGGTCCCGGGCTTCATCATCGCCCAGGCCGCCATCGCGCTGGGCATCCCCATCTCCTTTAACAACATCATCATCTCCGGCGTCATCGGCGGCGGGCTCGCCGGCGGGTCGGCGGGCGTCTCCCGGCGGAAGATCGGCGTCACCGTCGGCTTCTGGCTCATCACGCTCGTCTCCTCCATCGTCGTCGGCTTCGTGCTCTACCGGGGGCTCGCGCTGGTGTTGACGTAG
- a CDS encoding universal stress protein translates to MPPAHVLVPLDGSPLADDALEHALETFDCRVTVLNVVAPLDSAMSEGGLLEPGEDRREAASERADNLVARARDQAAAVDRTVETAVETGDPADTILAYVDDHDIDHVVMGGHGGSRNELARRLLGTVATAVVGEAPVTVTVVR, encoded by the coding sequence ATGCCACCCGCTCACGTCCTCGTCCCGCTGGACGGGTCGCCGCTGGCGGACGACGCGCTCGAACACGCCCTGGAGACGTTCGACTGTCGGGTCACGGTGTTGAACGTCGTCGCACCGCTGGACAGTGCGATGAGCGAGGGCGGCCTGCTCGAACCGGGCGAGGACCGCCGCGAGGCGGCGAGCGAGCGGGCCGACAATCTGGTCGCTCGCGCCCGCGACCAGGCCGCCGCGGTCGACCGGACCGTCGAGACGGCCGTGGAGACAGGTGACCCGGCCGACACCATCCTCGCGTACGTCGACGACCACGACATCGACCACGTGGTGATGGGGGGACACGGCGGCTCCCGAAACGAACTGGCCCGACGGTTGCTCGGGACGGTGGCGACGGCCGTCGTGGGCGAGGCGCCGGTGACGGTGACGGTCGTGCGGTAG